One window from the genome of Candidatus Didemnitutus sp. encodes:
- a CDS encoding glycosyltransferase family 2 protein, with translation MSVAIVIPVLNQLAYTQGCVRCLEPDISAGVRVIVVDNGSTDGTRDWLTTQSALTVIRNEQNRGCAPAWNQGVQAAAGADWVVVLNNDVLLPAGWLAALLDAAGRHGLDVVCPAMRERDQNYDFAAYARDFTAKLDRVVRRGGTHGVCFAVRRAVFERIGGFDEAFRIGQFEDADFFRRARLAGFRSGVVGACFIHHFGSVTQDALSDTKKQRPYEAENRAHFRKKWKLGWAQRRWEKAADGLRDWWWRTTERARFGHTLHEKWDGERVRYY, from the coding sequence ATGTCTGTCGCGATCGTCATCCCGGTGCTCAACCAGCTCGCTTATACGCAGGGCTGCGTGCGCTGCCTGGAACCGGATATTTCCGCAGGCGTGCGGGTGATCGTCGTCGACAACGGTTCGACCGACGGCACGCGCGACTGGTTGACGACGCAGTCCGCGCTGACCGTGATCCGCAACGAGCAAAACCGCGGCTGCGCGCCGGCTTGGAACCAAGGTGTGCAGGCCGCTGCCGGCGCCGACTGGGTCGTGGTGCTCAATAATGACGTGCTGCTGCCTGCCGGCTGGCTCGCAGCGCTGCTCGACGCGGCGGGGCGGCATGGGCTCGACGTCGTTTGTCCCGCGATGCGCGAGCGCGACCAAAACTACGACTTCGCGGCATACGCGCGCGATTTCACGGCGAAGCTCGACCGCGTCGTCCGCCGCGGCGGGACGCACGGCGTTTGTTTCGCGGTGCGGCGCGCGGTGTTCGAGCGGATCGGCGGGTTCGACGAGGCGTTTCGCATCGGGCAGTTCGAGGACGCGGACTTTTTTCGGCGCGCGCGGCTGGCGGGATTCCGCAGCGGCGTGGTCGGCGCGTGTTTCATCCACCACTTCGGCTCAGTGACGCAGGATGCGCTGAGCGATACGAAAAAGCAGCGACCCTACGAGGCGGAGAATCGCGCGCATTTCCGCAAAAAATGGAAACTCGGCTGGGCGCAGCGTCGCTGGGAAAAGGCGGCGGATGGGTTGCGCGATTGGTGGTGGCGGACGACGGAGCGCGCGCGCTTCGGCCACACGTTGCACGAGAAATGGGATGGCGAGCGGGTGCGGTATTACTGA
- a CDS encoding glycosyltransferase family 2 protein produces the protein MSQPLPISVSIIARNEAHSLPRCFESVRGWVAEIVVVLNNTTDPSAEVALRHGALVFETEWRGYRDTKNFALDRCAQPWALCLDADEEVSPALRAEIEAFFARGDDRKFHAARFPRKVWFIDRWITHGDWYPDHNTRLVNRTHCRWGGDQFVHEHMQVDGPLATLRGDLHHYSFPTLSHHVAKINPFADLFLQQQMAKGGSFSLGAAVFRPAWRFFRAYVLRLGFLDGFPGFYIAWATAFGAFVRYSRLYEHEHRASPNLGTTNEHQ, from the coding sequence GTGTCCCAACCGCTGCCCATCTCCGTCTCCATCATCGCCCGCAACGAGGCGCACTCGCTGCCGCGCTGCTTCGAGAGCGTGCGCGGCTGGGTTGCGGAAATCGTCGTCGTGCTCAACAACACCACCGACCCCAGTGCCGAAGTCGCGCTGCGACACGGCGCGCTGGTGTTCGAAACCGAGTGGCGCGGCTATCGCGACACGAAGAACTTCGCCCTCGACCGCTGCGCGCAACCGTGGGCGCTGTGCCTCGACGCCGACGAGGAAGTTTCGCCCGCGCTGCGCGCGGAAATCGAGGCGTTCTTCGCCCGTGGCGACGACCGGAAGTTCCACGCCGCACGGTTCCCGCGCAAAGTCTGGTTCATCGACCGCTGGATCACGCACGGCGACTGGTATCCCGACCACAACACCCGTCTCGTGAACCGCACGCACTGCCGGTGGGGCGGCGACCAATTCGTGCACGAGCACATGCAGGTCGACGGTCCGCTCGCCACGCTCCGCGGCGACTTGCACCATTACTCGTTCCCAACGCTCAGCCACCACGTGGCGAAGATCAACCCGTTCGCCGACCTGTTCCTCCAGCAACAGATGGCGAAGGGCGGGAGCTTCTCGCTCGGCGCGGCCGTGTTTCGGCCGGCGTGGCGTTTCTTCCGCGCGTATGTGCTGCGGCTGGGTTTTCTCGACGGTTTCCCCGGTTTCTACATCGCGTGGGCCACCGCCTTCGGCGCCTTCGTGCGCTACAGCCGGCTCTACGAGCACGAACACCGCGCCAGCCCAAACCTAGGAACCACGAATGAACACCAATAG
- a CDS encoding DUF721 domain-containing protein codes for MPDAPKEFSHEVENLIASFRGLPEDESRSRNRKTQDVGKLIDELLVKYRISHDSLEHSIREKWPQLVGVANATYSHPVVVERAQLLVLCSHAVVRNELFHHRLQILEKLRKLPGCEGIKGLTLRAG; via the coding sequence ATGCCCGACGCGCCGAAAGAGTTCAGCCACGAGGTCGAGAACCTCATCGCGTCGTTCCGCGGCCTGCCGGAGGACGAAAGCCGGTCGCGCAACCGCAAGACCCAAGACGTCGGCAAGCTGATCGACGAGCTGCTGGTCAAATACCGCATCAGCCACGACTCGCTCGAACACTCGATCCGCGAAAAGTGGCCGCAGCTCGTCGGCGTCGCGAACGCCACCTACTCACACCCGGTCGTCGTCGAACGTGCGCAGCTGCTCGTGCTCTGCTCACATGCCGTCGTCCGCAACGAACTCTTCCACCACCGCCTCCAAATCCTCGAAAAGCTCCGGAAGCTCCCCGGCTGCGAAGGGATCAAGGGGCTGACGCTGCGGGCGGGATGA
- the rpsO gene encoding 30S ribosomal protein S15 gives MSQPVKSEVIAQFKTHEKDTGSSDVQIALLTARINHLTEHLRTHRKDFHSRRGLLQMASRRRKLLDYLKREDLAKYNELLQKLNLRK, from the coding sequence ATGTCACAACCCGTTAAGTCAGAAGTTATCGCCCAGTTCAAAACCCACGAGAAGGACACCGGCTCCTCCGACGTCCAGATCGCGCTGCTCACCGCTCGCATCAATCACTTGACCGAGCACCTCCGCACGCATCGCAAGGACTTCCACAGCCGCCGCGGCCTCCTCCAGATGGCCAGCCGTCGTCGCAAGCTGCTTGATTACCTCAAGCGCGAGGACCTCGCCAAATACAACGAGCTTCTCCAGAAGCTCAACCTGCGTAAGTAA
- the pnp gene encoding polyribonucleotide nucleotidyltransferase, giving the protein MNQKHVIEVPGLGIKFSTGTYGNLAGGAVIVTVGETNVMVTACAAQTMRPGQDFFPLTVDYREKYAAAGRFPGGYFKREGRPSEKEILTSRLCDRPCRPLFPEGFLNEVQIIGQLLSADQVNDSDISMVNGASAALAISDIPWAGPIGCVRVALIDGAFVANPTIEQMFSSSLDLIYVGTKKDMLMIEGSADQLPEEEFIKALEFGHQAIQPIIAAIEELVAKCGKPKAQFALVGATPEARAIIERVVPAERIATAIFGKEKAARGAAVKLLKEEAKAALTTELGADKFTDVDLNVVFEDLQYKAYRQTVLTKGVRADGRGQKDIRPLHAEVGVLPRVHGSATFQRGDTQNIAITTLGPTKEAQEMDGLTGGATSKSFILHYNFPPFSVGETGRFTGPGRREIGHGALAERSLVPVLPPEDVFPYSIRVVSEIMASNGSTSMASICGGCLSLMDAGVPIIAPVAGISCGLMTQNNAEGGIEKWVTITDILGEEDHFGDMDFKLAGTTKGITGFQLDLKINGLPFEIAKTAIFQARDARIEILKTMLAALPAPRKDLSTYAPRIQTIQIDPEKIGLLIGPGGKTIRRITETTGAQIDIAEDDSGKVFIYSNNADAMNRAVQEIDALCGGGAQIEMNKIYTGRVTGTKEFGAFVECLPGKEGLVHISELADFRVRRTEDVVKVGDSITVKCIGIDERSGKVRLSRRAAMKDLEQQKPAADAAQAPAAPAADAPAQS; this is encoded by the coding sequence ATGAATCAGAAACACGTAATCGAAGTGCCCGGCTTGGGCATCAAGTTCTCCACTGGCACCTACGGCAATCTCGCCGGCGGCGCCGTCATCGTCACGGTCGGTGAGACCAACGTCATGGTCACCGCCTGCGCCGCGCAAACCATGCGCCCCGGCCAGGACTTCTTCCCGCTCACGGTCGACTACCGCGAAAAATACGCCGCAGCCGGCCGTTTCCCCGGCGGCTACTTCAAGCGCGAAGGCCGTCCGTCCGAAAAGGAAATCCTCACCTCGCGCCTCTGCGACCGTCCCTGCCGCCCGCTCTTCCCGGAAGGCTTCCTCAATGAAGTCCAGATCATCGGCCAGCTCCTCTCGGCCGACCAGGTCAACGACTCCGACATCTCGATGGTCAACGGCGCCAGCGCCGCGCTCGCCATCTCCGACATTCCGTGGGCCGGCCCGATCGGCTGCGTCCGCGTCGCGTTGATCGACGGCGCGTTCGTCGCCAACCCGACGATCGAGCAGATGTTCTCCTCCTCGCTCGACCTCATCTACGTCGGCACGAAGAAGGACATGCTGATGATCGAAGGCTCGGCCGACCAGTTGCCCGAGGAAGAGTTCATCAAGGCCCTCGAGTTCGGCCACCAGGCCATCCAGCCGATCATCGCGGCCATCGAGGAACTCGTCGCCAAGTGCGGCAAGCCGAAGGCGCAGTTCGCCCTCGTCGGCGCCACGCCCGAGGCCCGCGCGATCATCGAGCGCGTCGTCCCCGCCGAGCGCATCGCCACCGCGATCTTCGGCAAGGAAAAGGCCGCCCGCGGCGCCGCCGTGAAGCTCCTCAAGGAGGAAGCCAAGGCCGCCCTCACCACCGAGCTCGGTGCCGACAAGTTCACCGACGTCGACCTGAACGTCGTGTTCGAAGACCTGCAATACAAGGCCTACCGCCAGACCGTCCTCACCAAGGGCGTCCGCGCCGACGGCCGCGGCCAGAAGGACATCCGTCCGCTCCACGCCGAAGTCGGCGTCCTCCCGCGCGTGCACGGCTCCGCGACCTTCCAGCGCGGCGACACCCAGAACATCGCCATCACCACCCTTGGGCCCACCAAGGAAGCCCAGGAAATGGACGGCCTCACCGGCGGCGCGACCTCCAAGTCGTTCATCCTCCACTACAACTTCCCGCCGTTCTCCGTCGGCGAAACCGGCCGCTTCACCGGCCCGGGCCGCCGCGAAATCGGCCACGGCGCCCTCGCCGAGCGTTCGCTCGTCCCGGTGCTCCCGCCCGAGGACGTGTTCCCCTACTCCATCCGCGTCGTCTCCGAGATCATGGCCTCCAACGGCTCGACCTCGATGGCTTCGATCTGCGGCGGCTGCCTCTCCCTCATGGACGCGGGCGTGCCGATCATCGCTCCCGTCGCCGGCATCTCCTGCGGTCTCATGACCCAGAACAACGCCGAAGGCGGCATCGAGAAGTGGGTCACGATCACCGACATTCTCGGTGAGGAAGACCACTTCGGCGACATGGACTTCAAGCTCGCCGGCACCACCAAGGGCATCACGGGCTTCCAGCTCGACCTCAAGATCAACGGCCTGCCCTTCGAGATCGCCAAGACCGCGATCTTCCAGGCCCGCGACGCGCGCATCGAAATCCTGAAGACCATGCTCGCCGCGCTCCCCGCGCCGCGCAAGGACCTCAGCACCTACGCCCCGCGCATCCAGACGATCCAGATCGATCCGGAAAAGATCGGTCTGCTCATCGGACCCGGCGGCAAGACCATCCGCCGCATCACCGAGACGACCGGCGCGCAGATCGACATCGCCGAGGACGACTCCGGCAAGGTGTTCATCTACTCGAACAATGCCGACGCGATGAACCGCGCCGTGCAGGAGATCGACGCCCTCTGCGGCGGCGGTGCCCAGATCGAGATGAACAAGATCTACACCGGCCGCGTCACCGGCACGAAGGAGTTCGGCGCGTTCGTCGAGTGCCTCCCCGGCAAGGAAGGCCTCGTGCACATCTCCGAGCTCGCGGACTTCCGCGTCCGCCGCACCGAAGACGTCGTCAAGGTCGGCGACTCCATCACCGTGAAGTGCATCGGTATCGACGAGCGTTCCGGCAAGGTCCGCCTCAGCCGCCGCGCCGCGATGAAGGACCTCGAGCAGCAGAAGCCTGCGGCCGACGCCGCCCAGGCTCCCGCCGCTCCGGCCGCCGACGCCCCCGCGCAATCCTGA
- a CDS encoding adenylyltransferase/cytidyltransferase family protein produces MTRVFVSGCYDILHAGHVQFFREAKALGTHLTVTFAGADVLWQHKQRRGSLPDDHKRALLAALDMVDEVIVTHGTEHGLDFKDDFLRLRPDILAVTEDDKYPDLKRALCAEVGARYVVLPKTPPQFTPVSTSEIVRWIKAPTAAPLRIDFAGGWLDVPRHARAGGYIVNCAISPTVSLRDWPYEHKAGLGGSGAWALLNGKDGVSAELDLGVGWQDPAIIREGGLCAWRSGSKPILEIKTDGSLLAGKLALYWTGKGHCTPAIADSARDYDAIQRAGQTARDAVWKNDLALLADAVRQSYAAQRAEGMDALPADNAAPAPELAACRPLAWKYCGGGFGGYAAYLFASPTERDAACRLPGFRPVEPFVHE; encoded by the coding sequence ATGACCCGCGTTTTCGTCTCCGGCTGCTACGACATTCTGCACGCCGGTCACGTCCAATTCTTCCGCGAAGCCAAGGCGCTCGGCACGCACCTCACCGTGACGTTCGCCGGCGCGGACGTGCTCTGGCAACACAAGCAGCGCCGCGGCTCGCTCCCCGACGACCACAAGCGCGCCCTTCTCGCCGCGCTCGACATGGTCGACGAAGTCATCGTCACCCACGGCACCGAGCACGGCCTCGATTTCAAGGACGACTTTCTCCGTCTTCGCCCCGACATCCTCGCGGTCACCGAGGACGACAAATACCCCGACCTGAAACGCGCCCTCTGCGCCGAGGTCGGCGCGCGCTACGTCGTGCTCCCGAAAACGCCGCCGCAATTCACACCCGTCTCCACCTCCGAGATCGTGCGCTGGATCAAAGCCCCCACCGCGGCGCCCCTGCGCATCGACTTCGCCGGCGGCTGGCTCGATGTGCCGCGCCACGCCCGCGCCGGCGGCTACATCGTCAACTGCGCCATTTCACCGACCGTCTCGCTCCGCGACTGGCCCTACGAACACAAAGCCGGCCTCGGCGGCAGCGGTGCCTGGGCTCTGCTCAACGGCAAGGACGGCGTCTCCGCCGAACTCGATCTCGGTGTCGGCTGGCAGGATCCTGCCATCATTCGCGAAGGCGGCCTCTGCGCCTGGCGCAGCGGTTCCAAACCCATCCTCGAAATCAAAACCGACGGTTCGCTCCTCGCCGGCAAGCTCGCGCTCTACTGGACGGGCAAGGGCCATTGCACACCCGCGATCGCCGACAGTGCGCGCGACTACGACGCGATCCAGCGCGCCGGCCAGACTGCGCGCGACGCGGTCTGGAAAAACGATTTGGCGCTCCTCGCCGACGCTGTGCGTCAATCCTACGCCGCGCAACGCGCCGAAGGCATGGATGCCTTGCCCGCCGACAACGCCGCCCCCGCGCCAGAACTCGCCGCCTGCCGCCCGCTCGCGTGGAAATACTGCGGAGGGGGCTTCGGCGGCTACGCGGCCTATCTTTTCGCCTCGCCCACGGAGCGCGATGCGGCCTGCCGGTTGCCGGGATTCCGTCCCGTGGAGCCCTTCGTGCACGAGTAA
- a CDS encoding DUF2127 domain-containing protein → MSAPSHKKGLRVVASFEAFKGVIVLVVGFGLLSLLGRDQAAFAEHLVARLHLNPAHHYPHIFIEAMSNVNNTHLVLLAGLAAAYSALRFAEAYGLWMQRRWAEWLAALSGAIYVPVEVYEILHRVSWFKVTALVVNLLIVGYMVWLLTESRRLARAEAKASGTSQPS, encoded by the coding sequence GTGTCCGCCCCTTCCCACAAAAAAGGTCTCCGCGTCGTCGCCTCCTTCGAGGCGTTCAAGGGCGTGATCGTGCTCGTCGTCGGCTTCGGGCTTCTCTCGCTCCTCGGCCGCGACCAAGCGGCGTTCGCCGAGCACCTCGTCGCGCGCCTGCACCTGAATCCCGCCCACCACTACCCGCACATTTTCATCGAGGCGATGAGCAACGTGAACAACACGCACCTCGTGCTCCTCGCCGGTCTCGCCGCCGCCTACTCCGCCCTCCGTTTCGCCGAAGCCTACGGTCTGTGGATGCAACGCCGCTGGGCCGAGTGGCTCGCCGCGCTCAGCGGCGCGATCTACGTGCCGGTGGAGGTCTACGAAATCCTCCACCGCGTTTCCTGGTTCAAGGTCACCGCGCTCGTCGTCAATCTCCTCATTGTCGGCTACATGGTCTGGCTCCTCACCGAGTCGCGCCGGTTGGCGCGCGCCGAGGCCAAGGCGTCCGGCACATCGCAACCGTCCTGA
- a CDS encoding MOSC N-terminal beta barrel domain-containing protein produces the protein MSGLFIYPVKSCRGLALAAAEVDELGLAGDRRFLVVDEAGKFLTQRTHPRMAQIATALDADRLTLSAEGAGAVAVPRAPDTQAPLRRVTVWKHSGLQAEDCGPEVAQWLSDFLGLRLALVRIGPAFERNVLKKAGRPGDRFSFADGSPVLVTGEASLADLNDRIVESGGEPVPMERFRPNVVVSGAAPFAEDDWPRVRGGDVVLRAAGKSDRCIVTTTDQHTGQRGKEPLRTLATFRRDPIEPTSVYFGANFINESKRGTLRVGDAVVVEAGA, from the coding sequence ATTTCCGGTCTGTTCATCTACCCGGTCAAATCCTGCCGCGGACTCGCGCTGGCTGCGGCGGAAGTGGACGAGCTCGGCCTCGCCGGCGATCGCCGGTTCCTCGTGGTCGATGAGGCGGGAAAATTCCTGACACAGCGCACGCACCCGCGCATGGCGCAAATCGCGACGGCACTCGATGCGGACCGCCTCACGCTCTCGGCCGAGGGCGCCGGTGCAGTCGCCGTGCCGCGCGCGCCGGACACGCAGGCGCCCTTGCGCCGCGTGACGGTGTGGAAGCACAGCGGACTGCAAGCGGAGGACTGCGGGCCGGAAGTGGCGCAGTGGCTGAGCGATTTTCTTGGATTGCGGCTCGCGCTCGTGCGCATCGGTCCCGCCTTCGAGCGCAACGTGCTCAAAAAGGCAGGCCGCCCCGGCGATCGGTTCAGTTTCGCGGACGGCTCGCCCGTGCTCGTGACCGGGGAGGCCTCGCTCGCTGATCTCAACGATCGCATCGTCGAGAGCGGCGGCGAGCCGGTGCCGATGGAGCGCTTCCGGCCGAACGTCGTCGTGAGCGGCGCGGCACCGTTCGCCGAGGACGACTGGCCGCGGGTGCGCGGCGGCGACGTCGTGCTGCGCGCGGCGGGAAAGAGCGACCGTTGCATCGTCACCACGACCGACCAGCACACCGGCCAGCGCGGCAAAGAGCCGTTGCGCACGCTGGCGACGTTTCGCCGCGATCCGATCGAACCGACCTCGGTCTACTTCGGCGCCAATTTCATCAACGAGTCCAAGCGGGGCACGTTGCGCGTCGGCGACGCCGTGGTGGTCGAGGCCGGAGCATGA
- a CDS encoding TIGR03067 domain-containing protein, whose translation MSAPSLEGRWQPLYAELDGEQAPQEVLQQTEFELAAGIYTVRFGGVMSDTGSFTVETETAHHLTLHGAIGPNAGRTIPCLFKFIDDTLMICFGLGGARPRNFRTAPGAQLYLVTYRRP comes from the coding sequence ATGAGCGCCCCGTCCCTCGAAGGTCGCTGGCAGCCGCTTTACGCCGAACTCGATGGCGAGCAGGCGCCGCAGGAGGTGCTGCAGCAAACCGAGTTCGAGCTCGCCGCCGGCATCTACACCGTGCGCTTCGGCGGAGTCATGTCCGATACCGGTTCGTTCACCGTCGAGACGGAGACCGCGCATCACCTCACGCTGCACGGCGCCATCGGCCCGAACGCCGGTCGCACGATTCCGTGCCTGTTCAAGTTCATCGACGACACGCTGATGATCTGCTTCGGCCTCGGCGGCGCGCGCCCGAGAAATTTCCGCACCGCGCCCGGCGCGCAGCTCTACCTCGTCACCTATCGCCGCCCGTGA
- the rmuC gene encoding DNA recombination protein RmuC produces the protein MIEIVIALLSAALAGGLGWFYAHSRSAAVAERARLAGEQLSAAQAELAALRQQLSALEADRARLDTLLTAERDALARAQTQLTDTFKALAADALSRNNDEFLKRAGDTLVKPIRESLDKVDTKIVALEKARTEAYGSLSEQLKGLANTSATLQSETTKLSRSLRSTSTAGRWGELQLQRVVELAGMVENVDFIQQTAAGEFRPDMVVRLPGGKSIAVDAKAPMQAYLEALEAADESVRKAKFTEHARAVRGHIDALGNKAYWKNIQPAPEFVVLFIPGEAFYSAALRYEPDLFERGTSQNVILASPATLIALLKAAAYGWKQEAISKNADEIRKLGVELHERVATVADNLDTLGQRLTQAVTSYNSAVSSVEGRVLVTGRKLEKLGAGSEKKVVEPRLIDETPKALTAPELKR, from the coding sequence GTGATCGAAATCGTCATCGCGCTCCTCTCCGCCGCCCTGGCAGGCGGACTCGGTTGGTTCTACGCGCACTCGCGCTCCGCCGCCGTCGCCGAGCGCGCCCGCCTCGCCGGTGAACAGCTCTCCGCCGCCCAAGCCGAGCTCGCGGCGCTGCGCCAGCAGCTCTCCGCGCTCGAAGCCGACCGCGCCCGCCTCGACACGCTGCTCACCGCCGAACGCGACGCCCTCGCGCGCGCCCAGACGCAGCTCACCGACACCTTCAAGGCCCTCGCGGCCGACGCGCTCAGCCGCAACAACGACGAGTTCCTCAAGCGCGCCGGCGACACGCTCGTGAAGCCGATCCGCGAATCGCTCGACAAGGTCGACACGAAGATCGTCGCCCTCGAGAAGGCGCGCACCGAGGCCTACGGCTCACTTTCCGAGCAGCTCAAGGGCCTCGCCAACACCAGCGCCACGCTGCAATCCGAGACGACCAAGCTCTCGCGCTCACTCCGCTCGACGTCGACCGCGGGCCGCTGGGGCGAGTTGCAGCTCCAGCGCGTCGTCGAACTCGCCGGCATGGTGGAGAACGTCGACTTCATCCAGCAGACCGCCGCCGGCGAATTCCGTCCCGACATGGTCGTGCGCCTGCCCGGCGGCAAATCGATCGCCGTCGACGCCAAGGCGCCGATGCAGGCCTACCTCGAAGCGCTCGAAGCCGCCGACGAGTCGGTCCGCAAGGCGAAGTTCACCGAGCACGCCCGCGCCGTGCGCGGCCACATCGACGCGCTCGGCAACAAAGCTTACTGGAAAAACATCCAGCCCGCGCCGGAGTTCGTCGTGCTCTTCATTCCCGGCGAGGCCTTCTACAGCGCCGCGCTGCGCTACGAGCCGGACCTCTTTGAGCGCGGCACGAGCCAGAACGTCATTCTCGCCTCGCCGGCCACGCTGATCGCGCTGCTCAAAGCCGCGGCCTACGGCTGGAAGCAGGAGGCGATTTCCAAGAACGCCGACGAAATTCGAAAACTTGGCGTCGAACTCCATGAACGCGTCGCGACCGTGGCCGACAATCTCGACACGCTCGGCCAGCGGCTCACGCAGGCCGTCACGAGTTACAACAGCGCCGTCTCATCCGTCGAAGGCCGCGTGCTCGTTACCGGCCGCAAGCTCGAGAAACTTGGCGCCGGCTCGGAGAAGAAGGTCGTCGAACCGCGCTTGATCGACGAGACGCCGAAGGCCCTCACCGCGCCGGAGCTGAAACGATGA
- a CDS encoding response regulator, with protein MSTAPANVPAPSTLPTLLIVDDEEGPRHSLRMVFRQDFNVHAVENGDKALDYAKAHPVQLAILDIRMAGKSGIDVLRGLKAIDPHIEVIMLTAYETIETARQALRLGACDYLSKPFDLSTIREAVTRALHLRRISETVSSTSERLKALSEQLNDASVKEEMARTTTEIYAGALHDINNPLTVITGYVELLRHKLDSVGSLYGADLQAVREDVNLLAKQVNTCAAITRRYLRFVNKRSAQAPEVSVNQVIDDVHTLMRGHPSLRGGKLSAKYLERDASAQIGGTELIQILLNLTVNAFQSAERPQTVWIAAERYDEPLKIETFRDTPEERFINLESFANHAPLVALSVIDQGPGIPQDVLSRIFEPYFTTKAQSGTGLGLAIVVRLVKHHCGLIQVKTKLGEGTRFTIYLPAKEPNNSANPFGT; from the coding sequence GTGTCCACCGCTCCCGCCAACGTTCCCGCGCCCTCCACGCTCCCGACGCTCCTCATCGTCGACGATGAGGAGGGCCCGCGCCACTCGTTGCGGATGGTGTTCCGGCAGGACTTCAATGTCCACGCGGTCGAGAACGGCGACAAGGCGCTCGATTACGCCAAGGCGCACCCGGTCCAGCTCGCCATCCTCGACATCCGCATGGCGGGCAAGTCCGGCATCGACGTCCTCCGCGGCCTCAAAGCCATCGATCCGCACATCGAGGTCATCATGCTCACCGCCTACGAGACGATTGAGACCGCGCGTCAGGCGCTGCGGCTCGGCGCCTGCGATTACCTCAGCAAGCCCTTCGATCTCTCGACGATTCGCGAAGCCGTCACCCGCGCGCTGCACCTGCGCCGCATCTCGGAAACCGTTTCCTCCACCTCCGAGCGCCTCAAGGCCCTCAGCGAGCAACTCAACGACGCCTCCGTGAAGGAAGAAATGGCGCGCACCACGACCGAGATCTACGCCGGCGCGCTGCACGACATCAACAACCCGCTCACCGTCATCACCGGCTACGTCGAACTCCTCCGCCACAAGCTCGACAGCGTCGGCTCGCTCTACGGCGCCGACCTCCAGGCCGTGCGCGAAGACGTCAACCTGCTCGCCAAACAGGTCAACACCTGCGCCGCCATCACGCGCCGCTACCTGCGCTTCGTGAACAAACGCAGCGCGCAGGCCCCCGAGGTGTCCGTCAACCAAGTCATCGACGACGTCCACACGCTGATGCGCGGCCACCCGAGCCTTCGCGGAGGCAAGCTCTCCGCCAAATACCTCGAGCGCGACGCCTCCGCCCAGATCGGCGGCACCGAGCTCATCCAGATTTTGCTCAACCTCACGGTGAACGCCTTCCAAAGCGCCGAGCGCCCGCAGACCGTGTGGATCGCCGCCGAGCGCTACGACGAGCCGCTGAAGATCGAGACCTTCCGCGACACGCCCGAGGAACGCTTCATCAACCTCGAATCGTTCGCCAACCACGCGCCGCTCGTCGCCCTCTCCGTCATCGATCAGGGCCCCGGCATACCGCAAGACGTGCTCTCGCGCATCTTCGAACCGTATTTCACCACGAAAGCCCAGTCCGGCACCGGCCTCGGTCTCGCGATCGTCGTGCGCCTCGTGAAGCACCACTGCGGCCTCATCCAGGTGAAGACCAAGCTCGGCGAAGGCACGCGCTTCACGATCTATCTGCCCGCCAAGGAACCGAATAATTCAGCCAATCCGTTCGGGACCTGA